From Mycolicibacterium nivoides, a single genomic window includes:
- the hypF gene encoding carbamoyltransferase HypF yields MTARRRLRIGVHGVVQGVGFRPFVYTTAAALGLTGCVRNDSSGAVIEIEGAPGDLEAFLHRLRTDPPVLAVIESTETRPMPVRGGTGFTIADTSRAGGGRTLASPDVAMCPECTAEQRDPSNRRYRHAFVNCTNCGPRFTIIASLPYDRDATTMARFAMCAECAREYADPADRRFHAQPVCCPNCGPTLQWDDESGVLTGEAALRRARRLLTDGAILAVKGVGGYHLACDAADAAAVTELRRRKRRGDKPFAVMVPDLPTARQIAEVDDTAARVLCGPQRPIVLLPRAPGAPVAESVAPRNPDLGVLLAYTPLHTLLFGLPGDPPGPRVLVMTSANLSGEPICFSDDDARRRLSHIADGWLMHDREILVPCDDSVVRVADGDELAIRRSRGYAPLPVALPVAVPPTLAVGADLKNTIAVADHRYAWLSAYIGDMDSLATLSAFERAVHHLEALTGVEPETLVCDAHPGYRSSHWAHRNAGSHPLRTVQHHHAHIASVMAEHGLDGTQHVLGFAFDGTGYGPDGTVWGGEVLVADYKGFRRVAHLTQVPMAGGDISVLRPYRMALSHLWAAGLPWDPDLPPVRACPDDELRTLTHQLATGSGCVATSSMGRLFDAVSALIGVRQTVAYEAQAAIELEGISRGAAAGPRRYAFEVDYGASPVSIDPAPVLAAIIADLRAGVTPAVIGTRFHHAVAGLIVDLALALVDANGCAGQPVALSGGVFQNLLLLRLTLAGMRRQGLEVITHRRVPPNDGGIALGQLLVGNAG; encoded by the coding sequence ATGACCGCGCGGCGCCGGCTGCGGATCGGCGTACACGGAGTCGTCCAGGGCGTGGGCTTCCGGCCGTTCGTCTATACCACGGCGGCCGCGCTCGGGCTGACCGGCTGTGTCCGCAACGACAGTTCCGGCGCCGTCATCGAGATCGAAGGTGCCCCCGGCGATCTCGAGGCGTTCCTGCACCGGCTGCGTACCGACCCACCTGTCCTGGCGGTGATCGAGTCGACAGAGACCCGGCCGATGCCCGTCCGCGGCGGCACCGGATTCACCATCGCCGATACCTCAAGGGCCGGCGGTGGCCGCACCCTGGCCTCTCCCGACGTGGCGATGTGCCCGGAATGTACCGCCGAGCAACGCGATCCGTCCAACCGCCGGTACCGCCACGCCTTCGTCAACTGCACCAACTGCGGCCCCAGGTTCACCATCATCGCCTCACTGCCCTACGACCGCGATGCCACCACGATGGCGCGCTTCGCCATGTGCGCCGAATGTGCGCGCGAGTATGCCGATCCGGCCGACCGCCGCTTCCACGCGCAGCCCGTGTGCTGCCCGAACTGCGGCCCGACGTTGCAGTGGGACGACGAATCCGGTGTGCTCACCGGCGAAGCCGCGCTGCGGCGGGCCAGACGCCTGCTGACCGACGGAGCGATCCTCGCGGTCAAGGGCGTCGGTGGCTACCACCTCGCCTGCGACGCCGCGGACGCCGCCGCGGTCACCGAGCTTCGCCGGCGTAAACGCCGGGGCGACAAGCCGTTCGCGGTGATGGTTCCCGACCTGCCCACCGCCCGCCAGATCGCCGAGGTCGACGACACCGCGGCCCGCGTGCTGTGCGGACCGCAGCGGCCGATCGTTCTGCTGCCCCGCGCGCCCGGTGCACCGGTCGCAGAATCGGTGGCGCCCCGCAACCCCGACCTGGGCGTCCTGCTCGCCTACACGCCACTGCACACCCTGCTGTTCGGGCTCCCCGGCGATCCGCCCGGCCCGAGGGTTCTGGTGATGACGTCGGCCAATCTCAGTGGCGAACCGATCTGTTTCTCCGATGACGACGCACGGCGCCGGCTGTCACACATCGCTGACGGCTGGCTGATGCACGACCGCGAGATCCTGGTGCCCTGCGACGATTCGGTGGTGCGGGTCGCCGACGGCGACGAACTGGCCATCCGCAGATCCCGGGGGTACGCGCCGCTACCAGTCGCCCTGCCGGTCGCGGTGCCGCCGACCCTGGCGGTCGGCGCCGACCTCAAGAACACCATCGCGGTGGCCGACCACCGGTACGCCTGGCTGAGCGCCTACATCGGCGATATGGACAGCCTGGCCACGTTGTCGGCGTTCGAGCGCGCAGTCCACCATCTGGAGGCACTGACCGGCGTCGAACCCGAAACCCTGGTCTGCGACGCGCATCCGGGATACCGGTCCAGCCACTGGGCGCATCGCAATGCCGGGTCGCACCCGCTGAGGACGGTCCAGCATCACCACGCCCACATCGCCTCGGTGATGGCCGAACACGGCCTGGACGGCACGCAGCATGTGCTCGGATTCGCCTTCGACGGAACCGGATACGGTCCCGACGGCACCGTGTGGGGCGGCGAGGTGCTGGTCGCCGACTACAAGGGCTTTCGGCGGGTTGCCCATCTCACGCAGGTACCGATGGCCGGCGGTGATATCAGCGTGCTGCGCCCCTACCGGATGGCGCTGTCCCATCTGTGGGCCGCCGGGCTGCCGTGGGATCCCGACCTGCCGCCGGTCCGCGCGTGTCCCGACGACGAACTCCGGACCCTGACGCATCAACTGGCGACCGGTTCCGGCTGCGTCGCGACATCGAGCATGGGCCGGTTGTTCGACGCGGTGTCGGCGTTGATCGGGGTGCGACAGACGGTTGCCTACGAAGCTCAGGCCGCCATCGAGCTGGAAGGGATCTCACGTGGCGCAGCGGCGGGCCCACGCCGGTATGCGTTCGAGGTGGACTACGGCGCATCACCCGTCAGCATCGACCCGGCGCCCGTGCTGGCGGCGATCATCGCCGACCTGCGCGCCGGTGTGACACCAGCGGTGATCGGTACCCGATTCCACCACGCTGTCGCCGGGCTCATCGTCGACCTGGCGCTCGCACTGGTGGATGCGAACGGTTGCGCGGGGCAGCCCGTGGCGTTGTCCGGCGGGGTTTTCCAGAACCTCCTGCTGCTGCGCCTGACCTTGGCCGGAATGCGTCGACAGGGCCTGGAAGTGATCACCCACCGCCGGGTGCCGCCGAACGACGGCGGTATCGCCCTTGGCCAGCTACTGGTCGGGAATGCGGGGTGA
- a CDS encoding HypC/HybG/HupF family hydrogenase formation chaperone — MCLGIPGQVVRMLPGYGDQLALVDVAGEHRKVNIGMLPDETFSPGDWVIIHMGFAVEKTDHAGAEAAMRGLELLGRGRTTEVPP; from the coding sequence ATGTGCCTCGGAATCCCCGGCCAGGTGGTCCGGATGCTCCCGGGATACGGCGACCAGCTAGCCCTCGTCGACGTCGCGGGCGAGCATCGCAAGGTCAATATCGGCATGCTGCCCGACGAGACCTTCTCCCCCGGCGACTGGGTGATCATCCACATGGGCTTCGCGGTGGAGAAGACCGACCACGCCGGCGCCGAGGCAGCGATGCGGGGCCTGGAGCTGCTGGGGCGCGGCCGCACCACCGAGGTGCCACCATGA
- a CDS encoding hydrogenase maturation protease, translating to MTSSVLVAGIGNIFLGDDGFGPEVMRRLPPSLAGPEVRLCDYGIRGVHLAYDLLDGWDSLVLVDALPCRGVPGTLHVFEADRESLSGAPGLDAHAMDPVAVFAGMRALGGSPPYTVVIGCEAATVADGIGLSEPVAAAVPGAVTAVEAAVARLSAPVRKG from the coding sequence ATCACGTCTTCAGTTCTGGTAGCCGGAATCGGCAATATCTTTCTCGGTGACGACGGATTCGGTCCCGAGGTGATGCGGCGTCTGCCACCGAGTCTCGCAGGCCCGGAGGTTCGGCTGTGTGACTACGGGATTCGAGGTGTGCACCTGGCCTACGACCTGCTCGACGGCTGGGATTCCCTCGTCCTGGTCGACGCGTTGCCGTGCCGGGGCGTTCCGGGCACGCTGCACGTGTTCGAGGCTGATCGTGAAAGCCTTTCGGGCGCTCCGGGTCTGGACGCACACGCGATGGACCCGGTCGCGGTGTTCGCCGGCATGCGGGCGCTTGGCGGCAGCCCGCCCTACACGGTCGTCATCGGTTGCGAGGCGGCCACCGTGGCTGACGGTATCGGGCTCTCGGAGCCCGTTGCGGCAGCAGTTCCCGGTGCCGTGACAGCGGTGGAAGCTGCTGTGGCACGGTTGTCGGCCCCGGTCAGGAAGGGTTGA
- a CDS encoding DUF6893 family small protein, whose product MEVVGWIAVIAVATVVAAGVVIGVRSIPDARRYLKIRRM is encoded by the coding sequence ATGGAAGTTGTGGGTTGGATCGCTGTCATCGCTGTCGCGACAGTCGTGGCCGCCGGGGTGGTGATCGGGGTCCGTTCGATCCCGGACGCCCGGCGCTACCTGAAGATTCGGCGTATGTGA
- a CDS encoding DUF6084 family protein, whose protein sequence is MTGPATTAVTFAVLDIAPEPYAVTPILTARVGVAAVGEDPVHAIALRCQVRIEPLRRSYTDAEAAGMLDLFGPRERWGTTQRNFLWQHSTAMIPGFTGSTQVELPLECTYDLEVVGAKYLHALDDGMVPLQFLFSGTVFTRGTRGFAVQQVPWDREDHFDMPVAVWRQLMAQHFPDTGWLRLRHDTLDELANYKARWGMLSFEEAIDNLLTRQEIR, encoded by the coding sequence ATGACCGGGCCCGCGACGACGGCGGTGACGTTCGCCGTTCTGGACATCGCACCGGAACCGTATGCGGTGACGCCGATCTTGACCGCGAGGGTAGGCGTGGCCGCGGTGGGCGAGGATCCGGTGCACGCCATCGCGCTGCGCTGCCAGGTGCGCATCGAACCGCTGCGGCGCAGCTACACCGACGCGGAGGCGGCCGGCATGCTGGACCTGTTCGGCCCTCGCGAGCGCTGGGGCACCACGCAGCGCAACTTCCTGTGGCAGCACAGCACCGCCATGATTCCCGGGTTCACCGGCAGCACCCAGGTCGAGCTACCGCTGGAATGCACCTACGACCTGGAGGTGGTGGGCGCCAAGTACCTGCACGCACTCGATGACGGCATGGTGCCGCTGCAGTTCCTGTTCAGCGGAACCGTTTTCACCCGCGGTACTCGCGGCTTCGCGGTGCAGCAGGTGCCGTGGGACCGCGAAGATCACTTCGACATGCCGGTTGCGGTGTGGCGACAGCTGATGGCTCAGCATTTTCCCGACACCGGCTGGCTACGGCTTCGCCACGACACGCTCGACGAGCTGGCCAACTACAAGGCACGCTGGGGCATGTTGTCGTTCGAGGAAGCGATCGACAATCTGCTGACACGGCAGGAAATCCGATGA
- a CDS encoding DUF5947 family protein produces the protein MTGPLDVLARIRANRDAPQQIGEQCEMCSEPIADEHQHVVNVEDRQLLCVCRGCYLLFTDTQAELRYRAVPDRYLRFPDFAVGRREWESLQIPVGLAFFFRNSALSRVVAFYPGPAGATESELDLDTWNSVRETDSRVDLLAEDTEALMVRVPDDQNWSLSCHLVPVDACYEFVGRLRTLWRGFDGGQDARNYVDEFFGILDDRGKLVPR, from the coding sequence GTGACCGGCCCGCTGGACGTGTTGGCCCGCATCCGGGCGAACCGGGATGCGCCGCAGCAGATCGGTGAGCAGTGTGAGATGTGTTCGGAACCGATCGCCGACGAACACCAGCATGTGGTCAATGTCGAAGACCGCCAGTTGCTGTGCGTGTGCCGCGGCTGTTATCTCCTGTTCACCGACACCCAGGCCGAATTGCGCTACCGCGCGGTCCCCGATCGCTACCTGAGGTTTCCCGACTTCGCCGTGGGAAGGCGGGAATGGGAGTCGCTGCAGATTCCGGTCGGGCTGGCATTCTTCTTCCGGAACTCGGCACTGAGCCGCGTCGTCGCGTTCTACCCGGGTCCGGCGGGAGCCACCGAATCCGAACTCGACCTCGACACCTGGAATTCCGTCCGGGAAACCGACTCCAGGGTCGATCTGCTGGCCGAGGACACCGAGGCGTTGATGGTCCGGGTCCCAGACGACCAAAACTGGTCACTGTCGTGTCATCTGGTGCCCGTCGACGCCTGCTACGAGTTCGTCGGCCGGCTGCGAACACTGTGGCGCGGTTTCGACGGTGGGCAGGATGCGCGCAACTATGTCGACGAGTTCTTCGGCATTCTCGACGACCGCGGCAAGCTGGTGCCACGATGA
- a CDS encoding NifU family protein — protein sequence MTPAADRVPDLPEQDARWRTAGDRIENLLQACAAGGSVALDRAEQLVREVTDLYGAALARMLRIAASTDPTVADAVAADDLVASLLLVHGLHPHPVERRIADALDRVRPYLGSHGGDVHLLEVAPPVVRLRFAGSCKSCPSSAITLELTIEDAIMAAAPEISTIDVVTDDPAAHVIPAESLLARLHDDGRRHATWQPVPTLAELAPGEVGGFSVAGAAVLACRVGDEILAYRDGCPDCTREFAGATLTGTVLRCPHCGSGFDVVHAGMAVGDAAGPHLEPVPVLLRDGVPAMAVAEEVAS from the coding sequence ATGACGCCCGCCGCCGATCGAGTCCCGGACCTCCCCGAGCAAGACGCACGATGGCGCACGGCGGGCGATCGCATCGAGAACCTGCTGCAGGCCTGCGCAGCAGGCGGTTCGGTGGCCCTGGATCGCGCCGAGCAACTCGTCCGGGAGGTGACCGATCTCTACGGCGCCGCCCTGGCCCGGATGCTGCGGATCGCCGCATCCACCGATCCCACAGTGGCGGATGCCGTCGCCGCTGACGATCTGGTGGCCAGTCTGCTGCTGGTGCACGGTCTGCATCCGCATCCGGTCGAGCGGCGCATCGCCGATGCGCTCGACCGCGTACGCCCGTATCTCGGATCGCACGGGGGCGATGTCCATCTCTTGGAAGTCGCACCGCCGGTCGTCCGGCTGCGGTTCGCCGGAAGCTGCAAAAGCTGCCCGTCCTCGGCGATCACCCTCGAATTGACCATCGAGGACGCGATCATGGCGGCCGCGCCCGAGATCTCGACGATCGATGTCGTCACCGACGACCCGGCGGCGCACGTGATCCCCGCCGAGTCGTTGTTGGCCCGGCTGCACGACGACGGGCGTCGGCACGCCACCTGGCAGCCCGTTCCCACGCTTGCCGAGCTCGCGCCCGGGGAGGTCGGGGGATTTTCCGTCGCCGGTGCCGCGGTACTGGCCTGCCGGGTCGGCGACGAGATCCTCGCCTACCGGGACGGCTGCCCGGATTGCACCCGCGAGTTCGCCGGCGCCACGCTGACCGGCACCGTGTTGCGTTGTCCGCATTGCGGTTCCGGTTTCGACGTGGTGCACGCGGGTATGGCGGTCGGTGACGCGGCCGGCCCTCACCTGGAACCGGTTCCCGTGCTGCTCCGTGACGGCGTGCCGGCGATGGCGGTTGCGGAGGAGGTCGCATCGTGA
- a CDS encoding nickel-dependent hydrogenase large subunit → MTGTIIPEPSQVKREPGQLVEMAWDPITRIVGSLGIYTKIDFENREVVECHSTSSIFRGYSIFMKGKDPRDAHFITSRICGICGDNHATCSCYCQNMAYGVKPPHLGEWLVNLGEAAEYMFDHNIFQENLVGVDYCEKMVSETNPSVLAKAENTAAPHADAHGHRTIADIMRALNPFTGEFYREALQVSRWTREMFCLMEGRHVHPSTLYPGGIGTTATIQLMTDYMTRLMRYVEFMKKVVPMHDDLFDFFYEALPGYDKVGLRRTLLGCWGSFQDPEVCNFAYKDMERWGDAMFVTPGVVVDGKLLTHSLVDINLGIRILLGHSYYDDWTDQEMFAKTDPLGNPIDRRHPWNQHTNPKPQKREFDENYSWVMSPRWFDGKDHLALDTGGGPLARLWSTALAGMVDIDYVKATGSSVQINLPKTALKGPVELEWKIPAKGSNTIERNRARTYFQAYAAACALHFCEKALVEIRAGRTKTWEPFEVPGEAIGCGFTEAVRGVLSHHMVIRDGKIANYHPYPPTPWNASPRDSYGTPGPYEDAVQGQPIFEENDREHFKGIDVMRTVRSFDPCLPCGVHMYLGNGKSLELMHSPTQSATGE, encoded by the coding sequence ATGACCGGAACAATCATCCCCGAACCGTCACAAGTGAAGCGCGAGCCCGGTCAACTGGTGGAGATGGCATGGGATCCGATCACGCGCATCGTCGGCAGCCTCGGCATCTACACCAAGATCGACTTCGAGAACCGCGAGGTGGTCGAGTGCCACAGCACGTCGTCGATCTTCCGTGGTTACTCGATCTTCATGAAGGGCAAGGACCCTCGCGACGCTCACTTCATCACCAGCCGCATCTGCGGTATCTGCGGGGACAACCACGCCACCTGCTCGTGCTACTGCCAGAACATGGCCTACGGGGTCAAACCCCCGCACCTTGGTGAATGGCTGGTCAACCTCGGCGAGGCCGCGGAATACATGTTCGACCACAACATCTTCCAGGAAAACCTGGTCGGCGTGGACTACTGCGAGAAGATGGTGTCCGAGACCAACCCGAGCGTGCTGGCCAAGGCGGAGAACACCGCGGCACCACATGCCGACGCACACGGCCACCGCACGATCGCCGACATCATGCGCGCGCTCAACCCGTTCACCGGTGAGTTCTACCGGGAGGCACTGCAGGTCAGCCGGTGGACCCGGGAGATGTTCTGCCTGATGGAAGGCCGCCACGTGCACCCGTCGACGCTCTACCCGGGCGGCATCGGGACGACCGCGACCATTCAGCTGATGACCGACTACATGACGCGGCTGATGCGCTACGTGGAGTTCATGAAGAAGGTCGTGCCGATGCACGACGATCTGTTCGACTTCTTCTACGAAGCCCTGCCCGGCTACGACAAGGTCGGCCTCCGGCGCACCCTGCTGGGATGCTGGGGATCCTTCCAGGATCCCGAGGTCTGCAACTTCGCCTACAAGGACATGGAGCGCTGGGGCGACGCCATGTTCGTCACCCCCGGCGTCGTGGTGGACGGCAAACTGCTGACGCATTCACTGGTCGACATCAACCTCGGGATACGAATCCTGTTGGGTCACAGCTACTACGACGACTGGACCGACCAGGAGATGTTCGCCAAGACCGATCCTCTGGGCAACCCGATCGACCGGCGCCACCCGTGGAACCAGCACACCAACCCCAAGCCGCAGAAGCGCGAGTTCGACGAGAACTACAGCTGGGTCATGTCGCCACGGTGGTTCGACGGCAAGGACCATCTCGCCCTCGACACCGGCGGCGGCCCGCTCGCGCGGCTGTGGTCCACCGCGCTGGCGGGGATGGTCGACATCGACTACGTCAAGGCCACCGGCAGCAGTGTCCAGATCAACCTCCCCAAGACCGCGCTCAAGGGCCCGGTCGAGTTGGAGTGGAAGATCCCGGCCAAGGGCAGCAACACAATCGAACGCAACCGGGCCCGTACGTACTTCCAGGCGTACGCCGCCGCCTGCGCGCTGCACTTCTGCGAGAAGGCACTCGTCGAGATCCGGGCCGGCCGCACCAAGACCTGGGAGCCCTTCGAGGTTCCCGGCGAGGCCATCGGCTGCGGCTTCACCGAAGCGGTGCGCGGGGTGTTGAGCCATCACATGGTCATCCGCGACGGCAAGATCGCGAACTACCACCCGTATCCGCCGACACCGTGGAACGCCAGTCCGCGCGACAGCTACGGCACCCCGGGCCCGTACGAGGACGCGGTGCAGGGCCAGCCGATATTCGAGGAGAACGATCGGGAGCATTTCAAGGGCATCGACGTCATGCGGACGGTGCGCAGTTTCGATCCGTGTCTGCCCTGCGGGGTGCACATGTACCTGGGCAACGGAAAGTCGTTGGAGCTGATGCACTCCCCCACTCAATCCGCCACCGGGGAATGA
- a CDS encoding hydrogenase expression protein HypE, with amino-acid sequence MPTEAAVKAEEALIHVLWINAGLSCDGDSVALTAATQPSIEEIALGALPGLPKIAVHWPLIDFECGPSGGADDFLSWFFKAERDELEPFVLVVEGSIPNEQVKEEGYWCGFGNNPATNQPMTTSEWLDRLTPKATAVVAVGTCATYGGIHAMAGNPTGAMGVPDYLGWDWKSKAGIPIVCVPGCPIQPDNLAETLTYLLYMATDQAPMIPLDEELRPTWLFGKTVHEGCDRAGYYEQGDFATEYGSPKCIVKLGCWGPVVKCNVPKRGWINGIGGCPNVGGICIGCTMPGFPDKFMPFMDEPPGGKVSTAASGLYGSVIRSLRHVTGHTVDKEPKWRHRGTKLETGATRTW; translated from the coding sequence ATGCCAACCGAGGCAGCAGTCAAAGCAGAAGAGGCACTGATCCACGTGCTGTGGATCAATGCCGGTCTGAGTTGTGATGGCGATTCGGTGGCGTTGACTGCCGCCACCCAGCCGAGCATCGAGGAAATCGCCCTTGGGGCGCTTCCCGGTCTGCCCAAGATCGCCGTCCATTGGCCCCTGATCGACTTCGAGTGCGGTCCGAGCGGGGGCGCCGACGATTTCCTGTCCTGGTTCTTCAAGGCCGAACGAGATGAACTGGAGCCCTTCGTCCTGGTCGTCGAGGGATCCATCCCGAACGAGCAGGTCAAGGAAGAGGGTTATTGGTGCGGGTTCGGCAACAATCCCGCGACCAACCAGCCGATGACCACCAGCGAATGGCTGGACCGGCTCACGCCCAAGGCCACCGCCGTCGTCGCTGTCGGGACCTGCGCCACCTACGGCGGCATCCACGCGATGGCCGGTAACCCGACCGGCGCGATGGGCGTGCCCGACTATCTCGGCTGGGACTGGAAGAGCAAGGCGGGGATTCCGATCGTCTGCGTTCCCGGCTGCCCGATCCAGCCGGACAATCTGGCCGAGACCCTGACCTACCTGCTGTACATGGCCACCGACCAGGCCCCGATGATCCCGTTGGACGAAGAGCTGCGTCCCACGTGGCTGTTCGGCAAGACCGTCCACGAAGGATGCGACCGGGCGGGCTATTACGAGCAGGGCGACTTCGCGACCGAATACGGATCGCCGAAATGCATTGTGAAACTGGGCTGCTGGGGACCTGTGGTCAAGTGCAACGTCCCAAAGCGCGGCTGGATCAACGGCATCGGCGGTTGCCCGAATGTCGGCGGCATCTGCATCGGGTGCACGATGCCGGGATTCCCGGACAAGTTCATGCCGTTCATGGACGAGCCGCCGGGCGGCAAGGTGTCGACCGCGGCGTCAGGCCTCTACGGCTCGGTCATCCGCAGCCTGCGGCACGTCACGGGCCACACCGTCGACAAAGAGCCCAAGTGGCGGCATCGCGGTACGAAGCTCGAAACCGGAGCCACCCGCACCTGGTAG
- the hypB gene encoding hydrogenase nickel incorporation protein HypB produces the protein MCATCGCGQDGAVITLAGHDHPHDHQHPHDHDHPHDHSHGDHQHTETVSLEQKVLAKNDLIAEQNRQWLAERGILALNVTSSPGAGKTTLLERTIRELGATRTVTVIEGDQETLLDADRIRAAGARAVQVNTGAGCHLDAAMIHRALESLDPAPGSVLFIENVGNLVCPALFDLGEHSKVVVVSVTEGTDKPLKYPHMFAAAGLVILNKIDLLPYVDFDVETCCRHARSVNPDVTILPTSATRGDGLDAWYTWVDAHVNNTPAH, from the coding sequence ATGTGCGCAACCTGCGGCTGCGGTCAGGACGGAGCCGTCATCACCCTGGCCGGCCATGACCATCCCCACGACCACCAGCATCCCCACGATCACGACCACCCCCACGACCATTCCCACGGCGACCACCAGCACACCGAGACCGTCTCGCTGGAACAGAAGGTGCTCGCCAAGAACGACCTCATCGCCGAGCAGAACCGGCAGTGGCTGGCCGAACGCGGCATCCTGGCGCTCAACGTCACCAGTTCACCGGGAGCGGGCAAGACGACGCTGCTCGAACGGACCATCCGCGAACTCGGCGCGACCCGTACGGTGACGGTGATCGAAGGAGACCAGGAGACGCTGCTCGATGCCGACCGGATCCGGGCCGCGGGAGCGCGCGCGGTTCAGGTCAACACCGGCGCGGGGTGCCACCTGGACGCGGCGATGATCCACCGGGCGCTCGAAAGCCTCGATCCCGCCCCCGGATCGGTGCTGTTCATCGAGAACGTCGGCAACCTGGTCTGCCCGGCATTGTTCGATCTCGGCGAACACAGCAAGGTCGTTGTCGTATCGGTGACCGAAGGCACCGACAAACCCTTGAAGTATCCGCACATGTTCGCCGCGGCGGGCCTGGTGATCCTCAACAAGATCGACCTGCTCCCCTACGTCGACTTCGACGTCGAAACCTGTTGCCGCCATGCACGATCCGTCAATCCCGACGTCACGATCCTGCCGACGTCGGCAACTCGCGGCGACGGGCTCGACGCCTGGTACACCTGGGTTGACGCACACGTGAACAACACGCCCGCGCACTAG
- a CDS encoding hydrogenase maturation nickel metallochaperone HypA — MHEMAITQSVVDAVCEHAAGRRVHSVKLEVGALCAVVPDSMLFCFDLVTQGTLADGARLDLDIHPGAAHCRSCGAQFDLPDLILLCPCGSADVEVTAGRELRILSMEVS, encoded by the coding sequence ATGCACGAGATGGCGATCACCCAGAGTGTTGTCGACGCGGTGTGTGAGCACGCCGCAGGCCGCCGTGTGCACAGCGTGAAGCTCGAAGTGGGCGCGTTGTGCGCGGTCGTCCCGGATTCCATGCTCTTCTGCTTCGACCTGGTCACCCAGGGCACGCTGGCCGATGGCGCCCGCCTCGACCTCGACATCCACCCGGGAGCGGCACACTGCCGCAGCTGCGGAGCGCAGTTCGACCTGCCCGATCTGATCCTGTTGTGCCCATGCGGAAGCGCCGACGTCGAGGTGACCGCCGGCCGGGAACTGCGGATTCTCTCGATGGAAGTGAGCTGA
- the recA gene encoding recombinase RecA, translated as MAPQAPDREKALELAMAQIDKNFGKGSVMRLGEEVRQPISVIPTGSISLDVALGIGGLPRGRVVEIYGPESSGKTTVALHAVANAQAAGGIAAFIDAEHALDPEYAKKLGVDTDSLLVSQPDTGEQALEIADMLVRSGALDILVIDSVAALVPRAEIEGEMGDSHVGLQARLMSQALRKMTGALNNSGTTAIFINQLREKIGVMFGSPETTTGGKALKFYASVRLDVRRIETLKDGTDAVGNRTRVKVVKNKVSPPFKQAEFDILYGHGISREGSLIDMGVEHGFIRKSGSWFTYEGEQLGQGKENARKFLLENVDVANEIEKKIKEKLGIGAVVTAEAKADDVLPAPVDF; from the coding sequence ATGGCGCCCCAGGCCCCGGATCGCGAAAAAGCGCTCGAACTGGCGATGGCCCAGATCGACAAGAACTTCGGTAAAGGCTCGGTGATGCGGCTCGGCGAGGAGGTGCGCCAGCCGATCTCGGTGATCCCCACCGGTTCGATTTCCCTGGATGTGGCACTCGGCATCGGCGGCCTGCCGCGCGGCCGCGTGGTCGAGATCTACGGCCCGGAATCCTCGGGTAAGACCACTGTGGCGCTGCACGCGGTGGCCAACGCCCAGGCTGCCGGCGGTATCGCGGCGTTCATCGACGCCGAGCATGCCCTGGATCCCGAATACGCCAAGAAGCTCGGGGTGGACACCGATTCACTGCTGGTGAGCCAGCCCGACACCGGCGAGCAGGCGCTGGAGATCGCCGACATGCTGGTGCGCTCGGGTGCGCTGGACATCCTGGTGATCGACTCGGTGGCAGCCCTGGTGCCCCGCGCCGAGATCGAGGGTGAGATGGGTGACAGCCACGTAGGTCTGCAGGCCCGCCTGATGAGCCAGGCGCTGCGCAAGATGACCGGTGCGCTGAACAACTCGGGCACCACCGCGATCTTCATCAACCAGCTCCGCGAGAAGATCGGCGTGATGTTCGGCTCGCCCGAAACCACCACGGGTGGTAAGGCTTTGAAGTTCTACGCCTCGGTCCGTCTGGACGTCCGGCGCATCGAGACGCTCAAGGACGGCACCGACGCCGTCGGTAACCGGACCCGCGTCAAGGTCGTCAAGAACAAGGTCTCGCCGCCGTTCAAGCAGGCCGAGTTCGACATCCTGTACGGCCACGGCATCAGCCGCGAAGGCTCGCTCATCGACATGGGTGTCGAGCACGGCTTCATCCGCAAGTCCGGGTCCTGGTTCACCTATGAGGGCGAGCAGCTGGGCCAGGGCAAGGAGAACGCCCGCAAGTTCCTGCTGGAGAACGTCGATGTCGCCAACGAGATCGAGAAGAAGATCAAAGAAAAGCTCGGCATCGGTGCTGTCGTGACGGCCGAGGCGAAGGCTGATGACGTCCTTCCCGCCCCGGTTGATTTCTGA